The genomic DNA GTAATGGCTAGAGTAGAACCAGCATGCATTGCTACAGATGAAACACCTTCTGTAATTCCGAATGATTGTTCAGGTGACACAATATTTTTAGCTGCAACATCGCCAATTGCATTGTAGCGGAAGCGAATACCGAAGTTATCAGATAGCCAATCGGAGCTTTCTACTCCTTGCATAGCTTGTGAATTTACTTCTTCGTTAGACATTCCTTTTGCTGGATTATCCCAAGCACCGCGTCTATATCCATTAAATACTTCAGAAGAGTCCCACCGATTTTTATTACGATCTGCATTATAATGATCGGCAATGAAGAAGATACTACCGCCATTTTTCACGTATTGTAACATAGCATCTTGTTCTGATTTTTTGTAAGGAATATTTGCTTCTGGAACGATAAACACATTGTAGTCTTTTAAATCTTCGTATGTAATCGGTGTTGATTTACGAAGTTCTTTTACATGATATCCGTTTTCGGCAATGCCGTTTCCGAAATCAGAAAAGCCGCCATCAATAACCCAGTCAGCAGTCCCGGCAGTTTGACCGTGTGTATTATCGAATAATACTTTTTTCCCATTGTTTTGATTTACAACTTTTGCAGCAATTTCAGGAGCTGGGTCTACAGAGCTTTCTGCATAAGTAGATGGTATGAACGAAGCCCCTATACTTAGTGTAATTGCTGTTGCTAAAGAAAATGTAATCCATTTTTTATTCTTCATAGAAGAATCCCCCTAATAATAAATATATGTGCTTTAATAATGTAATTTATTTTTCTGTAAAAATAAAGACGGAAAACATAAAAAATATTAAAAATTTGTAAAAATACCGTGAATTTTGTTGAGAAATATTTGTATAGACATAAAAACATCCCTTCCAATCAATAAGGAAGGGATGTTGTGTTTAACTAATTTTTGAATTAGGTGTTTCATCAATCTTATGAAACCCTTTCATGTAATACACGATAGCTAAGCCGATAAGCCAAATTGGGCCGACAATCAATGCGATTCGTGTATCTTCTGAATACGCCATTATACCTAATACTAGTGCAAGGAAAGCGAGTGAAAAATATGAACTTAATGGATGTAAAGGCATTTTATATGTTAGCTTATCCTTTTTATCAGGTTGCAATCCTTTACGGAATTTAATTTGAGCGACTAATATAATTCCCCAAGTCCAAATTGCTCCAAAAGTTGAAATACTAGTGAGCCATGTAAATACCTTTGCAGGTACGAGATAGTTTAATATAACGCCAATGAGTAAAACGATAGCAGTTGCTACAATTCCTTGACTTGGAATGCCATTTTTATTTAAACGACCGAATCTTTCAGGAGCTTTCTTCTGCTGAGCCAATGTATATAGCATACGGCCTGTACTAAATAAACCACCATTACAAGATGAAAGAGCTGCTGTTAATACGACAAAGTTAATAATTCCTGCTGCTTTTGCGATACCGATTTGCTGGAATGTTAATACGAATGGACTGCCTTTCTCACCAAGTTCGTTCCATGGATAAATTGCCATCATAACGAATAGAGCCCCAACGTAGAACAGTAATATTCTCCAAAATACGTTATCAATTGCTTTTGCGAGTGTTTTTTTCGGATTTTGAGCTTCCCCCGCTGTAACACCGATTAATTCAACACCTAAATAAGCGAATAACACCATTTGTAAAGAGAGTAGTAATCCAGAAAAACCATTTGGGAACCAGCCACCATGTGACCAAAGGTTTGAAATGCCGGTAGCGATACCGCCGTTTCCGAATCCGAATAAAATAATACCAGCTCCAACAATTATCATACAGATAATTGTGACAATTTTAATGAGAGCAAACCAAAATTCAAGTTCTCCAAATACTTTTACGGATAAGAAGTTAAAAGCACTCATTAATAATAGAGCGAGTAAAGCCCAAGTCCAGCGTGGAATATCTGGGAACCAGTACTGCATGTAAATGCCAGCTGCTGTAATTTCAGCCATACAAGTAACAACCCATAAGAACCAGTAGTTCCAGCCGGTAATATAGCCAGCTAGTGGTCCAAGGTAATCATAAGCATATTTACTAAAAGAACCGGCAACAGGTTGTTCAATTGCCATTTCTCCGAGTGCGCGCATAATGAAAAAAATAACGAGTCCAGCGATCATATAGCCTAGTAGAATAGAAGGACCAGCTAGTTTAATAGCGGAGGCAGATCCTAAAAATAGTCCAACGCCAATAGCTGAACCGAGCGACATTAAAGTAATATGTCGTTCTTTTAAACCTCGGTTTAAAGTTCCAGATTTGTTTGTTTGCTGCATAAGAAGAATCCCCCTTGTAGAGTGAACGATATTTGAATGCGTTTACTAAATATTTAACTATTTCAAATTATAAAACATTTCTACCTGTTATGCTACAAAAATAATCATGGTGAACTGTACTACAGCTGTACTTGTCAGACTTAAACTTAAAATTCGAACTATTAGTGAATATATTGACTCTTCTTTTTATTGATTGTTAAGATTAAGTATTATATTTTCTCACATACTAGTAAGAAAAGAATGTGTGATAATAATTCAGATGTAGGAAGGGTACATAACCATGTTTCAATTACAAAAATATAACACTTCTGTGAAGCAAGAGCTTTTAGCTGGCATCACAACTTTTTTTACATTTGCGTATATTCTTGTCATCAATCCGAAAATATTATCTGATGCAGGTGTACCATTTGATCAAGCTTTTACGGCAACTATTATTGCGACAGTTGTAGGGACGCTATGTATGGCGTTTTTAGCTAACTATCCAATTGTTATTGCTCCAGCTATGGGAATGAATGCGTATTTTGCTTATTCTGTTGTTCAACAGGCAGAGGGGATTACATATGTCATTGCGTTTTCAGCGGTATTTGTAACAGGTATTATTTTTCTTTTATTATCTTTCACTTCATTTAGGCAAAAGCTAATTGTCGCAATTCCTGACAGTTTAAAACATGCGATTGCAGGTGGAATTGGGTTATTTATTGCTTTTATTGGATTACGTCTATCTGGAATTATCGTTGATCATCCATCTAACTTAGTTACGATTGGTGACTTCCATTCTCCAGCCGTTATTTTAACTCTAATTGGTTTAATATTAGCGGCGGTATTAATGGCATTACGTGTGAGCGGTGCATTATTTATTAGTATGATTGTGACAGGAGTTATCGCCTTCTTTACAGGGCAACTGAAGTTCACGGATAAAATTGTTGCGATGCCTCATTTACCAGAGGGTATTATCGTTTCAAATCCAATCAACGCCTTTTCAGATGTAATTGAATACGGATTATATGGCGTTGTATTCTCATTTTTACTTGTACTGTTATTTGATACAACAGGTGCATTACTCGGTTTAATTAAACAAGCAGGTTTAATTACAGATAATACAGAGAAACGTTTTGGTAAAGCGTTTATTGCAGATGCAATTGGTGGGACTACAGGCTCTATCTTTGGAACAAGCCCAACAGCAGC from Bacillus basilensis includes the following:
- a CDS encoding amino acid permease; the protein is MQQTNKSGTLNRGLKERHITLMSLGSAIGVGLFLGSASAIKLAGPSILLGYMIAGLVIFFIMRALGEMAIEQPVAGSFSKYAYDYLGPLAGYITGWNYWFLWVVTCMAEITAAGIYMQYWFPDIPRWTWALLALLLMSAFNFLSVKVFGELEFWFALIKIVTIICMIIVGAGIILFGFGNGGIATGISNLWSHGGWFPNGFSGLLLSLQMVLFAYLGVELIGVTAGEAQNPKKTLAKAIDNVFWRILLFYVGALFVMMAIYPWNELGEKGSPFVLTFQQIGIAKAAGIINFVVLTAALSSCNGGLFSTGRMLYTLAQQKKAPERFGRLNKNGIPSQGIVATAIVLLIGVILNYLVPAKVFTWLTSISTFGAIWTWGIILVAQIKFRKGLQPDKKDKLTYKMPLHPLSSYFSLAFLALVLGIMAYSEDTRIALIVGPIWLIGLAIVYYMKGFHKIDETPNSKIS
- a CDS encoding NCS2 family permease, translating into MFQLQKYNTSVKQELLAGITTFFTFAYILVINPKILSDAGVPFDQAFTATIIATVVGTLCMAFLANYPIVIAPAMGMNAYFAYSVVQQAEGITYVIAFSAVFVTGIIFLLLSFTSFRQKLIVAIPDSLKHAIAGGIGLFIAFIGLRLSGIIVDHPSNLVTIGDFHSPAVILTLIGLILAAVLMALRVSGALFISMIVTGVIAFFTGQLKFTDKIVAMPHLPEGIIVSNPINAFSDVIEYGLYGVVFSFLLVLLFDTTGALLGLIKQAGLITDNTEKRFGKAFIADAIGGTTGSIFGTSPTAATIESSAGIAAGGKTGLTGIVVVGLTIITAFFSPVIASLSSVAAITAPSLIIVGSLMAQSLRDINWNEFEDALPAFLIFVGIPLTSSIANGIAIGFLVYPVLKIVKGKGMEVHPLLYLFTILFGCHLFL